Genomic window (Streptomyces sp. NBC_01431):
GTCGGCCGCCGCGTGCATGGTGGCGGTGGCCCGGCCGAGGTCGGCGACGACCGAGGCGATCTCGTCGGGATCGTCGATGTCCGACCAGTCCAGATCCACCGCGTACGGCGAGACCTCGGCGACCAGCTGGCCCGCGCCGTCCAGCTCGGTCCAGCCCAGCCACGGGTCGGCGGCCGCCTGGAGCGCCCGCTGCGAGATCACCGTGCGGTGCCCCTCGTGCTGGAAGTAGCCGCGCACCGCCGGGTCCGTGATGTGCCGGGACACCGCCGGGGTCTGCGCCTGCTTGATGTAGATGACCACATCGTTCTCCAGGGCGTCGCTGTGCCCCTCAAGGAGGATGTTGTACGAGGGCAGCCCGGCCGAGCCGATCCCGATGCCGCGCCGCCCCACGACGTCCTTCACGCGGTAGGAGTCCGGGCGCACCAGGCTCTCGTCGGGCAGCGTCTCCAGATAGCCGTCGAAGGCGGCGAGCACCTTGTAGCGGGTGGCCGCGTCCAGCTCGACCGAACCGTCTCCCTCGGTGAACCGGCGTTCGTGCTCGCGGATCTCGGTCATCGAGTCGAGCAGCGCGAACCTGGTCCGGGCGCGGGCGTCGCGCAGCGCGCCGAGCAGCGGGCCCTCGGCGGTGTCCAGGGTGAAGGGCGGCACCTCGTCCTCCTTGGCGCCGGTGGCCAGCGCGTGGATGCGCTCGCGGTAGGCGCCGGCGTAGGTGCGCACCAGGGCGGTGATCTGCTCGTCGCTGAACGCCTTGGTGTAGCCGATCAGCGCGAGCGAGGCGGCGAGC
Coding sequences:
- a CDS encoding DUF2252 domain-containing protein, whose product is MSVPQPSAEQRGEHILAVFETAFGELLAADPAAFRVKFRKMAASAFAFYRGTACLFYADLDEHERGGPYLDERTGRVWIHGDLHAENFGTYMDANGRLIFNVNDFDEAYVGPFTWDLKRLAASLALIGYTKAFSDEQITALVRTYAGAYRERIHALATGAKEDEVPPFTLDTAEGPLLGALRDARARTRFALLDSMTEIREHERRFTEGDGSVELDAATRYKVLAAFDGYLETLPDESLVRPDSYRVKDVVGRRGIGIGSAGLPSYNILLEGHSDALENDVVIYIKQAQTPAVSRHITDPAVRGYFQHEGHRTVISQRALQAAADPWLGWTELDGAGQLVAEVSPYAVDLDWSDIDDPDEIASVVADLGRATATMHAAADDESGHSELVPFSTERAIDAAIAADEEGFAALLVDFAHSYGARARGDHQIFVDLFRNGRIPGL